From the genome of Phoenix dactylifera cultivar Barhee BC4 unplaced genomic scaffold, palm_55x_up_171113_PBpolish2nd_filt_p 000701F, whole genome shotgun sequence, one region includes:
- the LOC120106946 gene encoding uncharacterized protein LOC120106946, which produces MFVSPEWQESRYAQAGTEGSRMEDLVSRQSFWQRANAIVKAIKPLYEVLRAVDSERYPQMGFLYHMMEKAKAQIMEADVAHAQEYIDIIERRWGAQMGRELHLAAYYLNPRFQYESGIGMDDELLHALRNVIYKMEPDPEVAALCIEETKLFREGSDSFGQRPAVVSKTTMNPGTIQICKTFLHLNYLQL; this is translated from the exons atgtttgttAGTCCCGAGTGGCAGGAAAGTAGATATGCCCAGGCCGGCACTGAAGGAAGCAGGATGGAAGACTTGGTAAGCAGGCAGTCATTCTGGCAGCGGGCCAATGCGatagtcaaggctatcaaaccattatatgaagtgctgcgggcCGTGGATAGCGAGAGGTATCCCCAGATGGGCTTTTTGTATCATATGATGGAGAAGGCAAAGGCTCAGATCATGGAGGCAGATGTAGCCCATGCCCAGgagtacatcgacatcattgagcGGCGGTGGGGAGCCCAAATGGGTAGGGAattgcatctagcag CATACTATCTGAATCCCCGGTTTCAGTACGAGAgtggaattggtatggatgatgaacttcttcatgctctgcgtaatgttatttataagatggagcctgatccagaagTCGCCGCGTTATGTATAGAAGAG accaaattatttagagagggtAGCGACAGCTTTGGACAGCGACCAGCTGTCGTGAGCAAGACAACTATGAATCCAGGTACAATACAAATCTGTAAGACATTTTTGCATCTGAATTATCTTCAACTATGA